tcCGTTTcggggaaagtacctgcgtagttgcgcacccagctcactccggtgcactatatcacatttgacattttccgtcagcttgagttcatttgcacacaaaaaatcatacaatgatggaaatacctgtgtgttgtccttgttaatgcagacagaaaagagctccaacttgttaatcatagcctcaattttgtcccgcacattgaatatagttgcggagagtccccgtaatcctagattcagatcattcaggcgaggaaagaacatcacccagataggccagtcatgtgagaaacttGTTATtgtgcaagcggtcagacaagtgaaaaattatggtcagtaaagaaaactttaagctcgtctctcaattcaaaacaacgtgtcaatactttgccccttgataaccagctcacttctgtatgttgtaaaagcgttacatggtcactgcccatatcataatgcagaaaatacacgagttcaaaggccttgctttaacaaaccATTTTCACTAGTGTCCAacacgtctttcaagctgtcaggcattcccatggcagcaagagcctctcggtggatgctgcagtgtacccaagtggcattgggagcaactgcttgcatgcgcgttacccctccactatgtctccctgtcatagcTTTTGCACCATAAGTACAgacaccaacacatcttgaccaccaaagtccatttaatgtcacaaagctgtccagtactttaaaaatatcctctcatgttgtcctggtttcctgtgatttgcagaagaggatgtcttccttaattgaccccccataaatgtaacgtacatataccaggagctgtgccaggcccgccgccacgtctgttgactcatctatataattcactggcttgtatgcgaagcagtaattgtttcaaaacatctcctgccatgtcactgatgcattgtgaaacagtgttgtttgatgaagcaattgtctgtatagtttttttgtgccttttcccccagcattgtcccagccatatccgcggcagcaggaagaatgaagtcctccacaatagtatggggcttgcctgtcctagccacttggtagctcaccatataagatgcttctagccacttcttattaatggtatctgttgcttttgtcttactactcaaaagttGTCTTTATCACTCAAACTTCTGTGGCTTATTTTTAaaattgtcatgttttgtttctaaatgtctgcgcaagtgAAGGTTTCCCACAAGAGAGTAAcgattaatgtgattggatgttaattatttggctcccgagtggtgcagcggtctaaggcactgcatctcagtgcaagaggcgtcactgcagtccctgtttgaatccaggctgcatcacatccggccgtgatcgggagtcccatagggcggcgcacaattggcccagcgtcgtccgggtttgggtttggacggccgtcactgtaaataagaatttgttcttaactgacttgcctagttaaatatttgactaggctacctgtatttgacattgtgttgttattttgctgaacactagatggtttaattttatttgtgGCAGTGAAACGAGGGTACTCAGGCGAGGGAAAAAAAACACAGAACTGTATACCCCCGTTGCAAAATATACATGTACCATTTGAAAATGGGAACATGGGGGGGCGTACCACTGatggcattgcgcgtaccccagtttgggaatacctgattCAAATCATATGTTTTCAATTGGGTtcgatgtgtgcttggggttattgtcttgcttgAAGATCCACTCCAAGTATCAGCCTGGCAGAGGAAACCAGGTTTTGggtaaaatgtcctggtactttgtaaagttcatgatgccgtagACCTAAAACATGGGcctcaggaccagtggaagcataACAGCCCCATAACATCAGATGCACCACCATATTTTCCCGTAGGTATGACGTACTTTTCTGCATAtacttctgtttttcaacaccaaACCCACAACTGGTgtgtgtggccaaagagctcaattTCCATACCATCTGACCATAGTACCGGTTGCAATCAAATCAAACAGGGGTAGATCTTACCGTGCAATgcttaccaacaatgcagttcaagaatagTTAAGAAAAGATTTACTAAAGTAAAAGTAGCAcattaatgaggctatatacagggggtaccagtacccgAGTCagtgtgctggggtacaggttagtcgaggtaatttgtacatgtaggtaggggtaaagtgactatgcatagataataaacagcgagtagcagcagtgtgaaaACAAAGTGGGGGGttatcaatgtaaatagtctgggtggccattttattaattgttcagcagtcttatggcttggggtagaagctgttatggagccttttggacctaaacttggcgctccagtaccgcttgccctgcggtagcatagagaacagtctatgacttgtaactggagtctttgacaattttttgtgcCTTaatctgacactgcctagtatataggtcctggatggcaggaagcttggccccagtgatgtacgcactaccctctgtagcgccttacggtcggctgcccagcagttgccataccaggctgtgatgcaaggGGTGAGGATGCTCTCGCTGGTCCAAATACCAATGCCGTTTatcaaactccaggcggtgctgtggtcagatgacatgaaaatagagctctttgaccacgcacaccagtggtgggtttggcattTGAGTCATATGTTCATATTTTGAATTCCACTTCTGACAAGCAGCATTACCTTCAGATGTAAACATTGTATAAACAGTATCCATACAGTTCATCATCAGACACAAAGTGGAGATTTATATATCATTGCATTTATTTTAGGAACACGAAGCATGGTAAGACAGGAACACAAGACACTGAATGATAAATGTATTGTAGAAATGTATGCATTTGCTCTTAGCTGGTGAGAAACGAATTATAGCCTTTCTCAATCACTGTCTGGCTTACACTGAATCTGTGTTGATAGTATCAGTGAAAAAGTGACATCTGACTGATGTCACTGAGTGGACATCTCTTGGGAACCAGTCACCTATCTACTTTAGTAGTTCGCCAATACTTTCATTGGGGAACTCACCCCATACTTATTTCTTTATGCAATGGCTGCAGATATTTTTTTCCTACGACTTGTCTTTAGTTGATGGCTGGCCGATCTTCGAGAGGTCCCCGAACGACACGTTCGCAGAGCCTCTTTTCGCTGGTTTCGCCTGCCAAGAACAAAACAGCATTCAACATCTTCACCATTTGTCATTGACATTATATTTCGGCAAATGTGATTTGCGAAGATCACACACCTGGGAGTCATGAGGCTTCCAACCAATCATGTAGAGGATCTCAAATGTTGCAGGAACAGACCCATTCTCACTCCCGTACATCTCTGAATGGAAATCAATCAAATACAGTATCGGCATCTGAAGCAGGGGTCAGGCTGGTTAACAACTggtactggagagctgctggttgTGCATGATTTTGTTCCAAGCCTGCGCTTAACACACCCGATTCATCTGCTCATCGAGAtgtgttgaatcaggtgtgtttgtgcTGGGCTGGAGCAAAACCCTACACCCAGTAGCTTTCCAGGACCAGAGTTGGTGATCACTTCTCTAAAGCAGAAGTTTGATCAGAGTTACTTCTGCTTAGGGATGGATAAAAATGTACAGAATGGGTACCTAGAGGAAAATGGGGTAAGGTCATGCTTTTTCAAAttcagtcaaggggagggtttagtattttcTTTTTtactagtccaggggagggtaatgtaattgataaaatgtCAATATCTCTGTGTTTTAGAATCAGTGgcttattaggctatatatcGATGTGTGCCCGATGCCACCCCGCATCTGATTCTCTGCTGGGTGCGCAATATCAAGTGCGCCTACAGGCTATTTAGTATGGTCTCAATCAAATAATCCATAGGCTACGAAGAGCATGCTCGAAAAGCACAAACAGATAGCTGGTGTATATTAAAAGGAGGACCGGAGGTCAACTTTGATAACTCTATAATTgactttattaaaaataaaatgtttcttGCCCATAAGGCCTATTTATCAGAGTTATCGACCTCACAATAAGCCAGGTACGAGTAActtacattgtggtgctgaaatTTGAAGCAGCTGCCGGGGCACTTAAATCGGAAATGGACAGCTCATGGTGATGAAAATAGGCAAATTCGAGTAGGCATAATTCATTTCAATGTCTTCATTTTATTTACACTTCACTatcagggctttgtgttggagcctatttattcctatttaagaaataagagggCGGCCTACCTGTTTGACGGACAAAATTAGGCTATTGGCTGCTATATCTATAGATGTGTTGGTCAATTCCTTCACCCATCCGTGCTctccttaaatagcctacctccgTGTTAGTGAAGGGCTGCTAAGTTAActggagagccttacagttgtTGGCGGAgcatttgccgtaccaggcggtgatacagcctgacaggatgctctcgattgtgcatctgtaaaagtttgagggttttcggtgacaagccaaatttcttcggCCTCcaactgtcccgtcaatgtggtaggggggtgctccctctgctgtttcctaaagtccacgatcatctccttttgttttgttgacgttgagtgtgaggttattctCCTGACAGCACaccccgagggccctcacctactccctgtaggccgtctcgttgttgttggtaatcaagcctaccactgtaatgtcatctgcaaacttgagtTGGTTTGAGtttgaggcgtgcatggccacgcagtcatgggtgaacagggagtacaggagagggctaagaacgcacccttgtggggccccagtgttgtggctcagcggggtggagatgttgtttcctaccttcaccacctgggggtggcccgtcaaagtccagtacccagttgcacagggtggggtcgagacccagggtcttgagcttaatgacgagtttggagggtactatgatgtcaaatgctgagctgtaatcgatgaacagcattcttacataggtattcctcttgtccagatgggttagggcagtgtgcagtgtgattgcgactGCATTGTCTGTGgaactattggggcggtaagcaaattggagtgggtctagggtggaggtgatatgatccttgactagtcaaagcacttcatgatgactgaagtgagtgctacagggcgatagtcgtttagctcaatTACCTTAtgtttcttgggaacaggaacaatggtggccctcttgaagcatgtgggaacagcagacttggatagggattgattatgtccataaacacaccagccagctggtctgcgcatgctctgaggatgcggctagggatgccgtctgggcctgcaaccttgcgagggttaacacgtttaaacatTTCTCACGTTGGCCGCGGTGAAGGAGAAGAGCCTGCAGGTTctggtagcgggctgtgtcagtggcactgtattgtcctcaaagcgagcaaagaagttgtttaatttgtccgggagcaagacgtccatgtccgcgacgtggctagttttctttttgtaatccgtgattgactgtagaccctgccacatacgtctcgtgtctgagccgttgaattgcgactctactttgtctctatactgacacttgtttgattgccttgcggagggaatagctacactgtttgtatttggtcatgtttccggtcgccttgccatgattaaaagcagtggattgcgctttcagttttgcgcgaatgctgctatcaatccacggtttctggttggggaaggttttaatagtcaccgtgggtacatCCCAGATGCACTTGCTCAAACTCGCTCACTGAATCAGCGTATgcagtcgtggccaaacgttttgagaatgacaaatattaattttcacaaagtctgctgcctcagtttgtatgatggcaatttgcatatactccagaatgttatgaagagtgatcagataaattgcaattaattgcaaagtccctctttgccatgcaaatgaactaaatccctaaaaaacatttccactgcatttcagcccatgccacaaaaggaccagctgacatcatgtcagtgattctctcattaacacaggtgtgaatgTTGAACGAGGAcagggctggagatcactctgtcatgctgattgagtttgaataacagactcgaatcttcaaaaggagggtggtgcttggaatcattgttcttcctctgtcaaccatggttacctgcaaggaatcatgtgccatcatcattgctttgcacaaaaagagcttcacaggcaaggatattgcacctaaatcaaccatttatctgatcatcaagaacttcaaggagagcggttcaattgttgtgaaggcttcagggcgcccaagaaagtccagcaagcgccaggatcaTCTCCTAAAGTTgcttcagctgcgggatcggagcaccaccagtacagagcttgctcaggaatgaaAGCAGTTAGGTGTgaatgcatctgcacgcacagtgaggcgaatactttgaggatggcctggggccaagaagggcagcaaagaagccacttctctccaggaaaaacatcatggacagactgatattctgtgAAAGGTACAGGGATGGGACTGGtgaggactggggtaaaatcattggggcatccggaaaaaagcttgtccggagaagacaaggtgagcgctaccatcagttctgtgtcatgccaacagtaaagcatcctgagaccattcatgtgtggggttgcttctcagccaagggagtgggctcactcacaattttgcctaagaacacagccatgaataaagaatggtaccaacacatcctccaagagcaaaTTCTCCCAACCATTCAGGAACAGTTTTGTGAttaacaatgccttttccagcatgatggagcaccttgccataaggaaaaaatgataactaagtggctcggggaacaaaacatcaacattttgggtccatggccaggaaactccccagaccttaatcccattgagaacttgtggtcaatcctcaagaggcgggtggacaaacaaaaccccacaaattctgacaaactccaagcattgattatgcaagaatgggctgccgacagtcaggatgtggcccagaagttaattgacagcatgccagggcggattgcagaggtcttgaaaaagaagggtcaacactgcaaatattgactctttgcatcaacttcatgtaattgtcaataaaagcctttgacacttatgaaatgcttgtaattatacttcagtattccatagtaacatctgacaaatatctagacactgaagcagcaaactttgtggaaattaatatttgtgtcgttcttaacttttggccacgactgtacaccaatgttgttgtctgaggctatccggaacatatcccagtcctcgtgatcgaagcaatcttgaagcgtggaatacgattggttggaccagcgttgaacagacctaagcacgggcgtttcctgttttagtttctgtctataggctgggagcaacaaaatggaatcatggtcagatttgccgaaaggagggcgagggagggctttgtatgcactGCGGatgttagagtagcaatgatccagaatgctgcCAGCCCGGAACAGTATGTATggatgataatatgataatagtATAagatggtttcatttcaagtaTGTATTTATCTACTATGTAGCTCACCTTGGTAGATTGCAGCTGCAGCTAAAATGGTGTCTCTGTGCAACATGGACTTCCTGTTCCAAGCGCAGTTGCTCTCCCCCATACCTGGAGAGTTGAGACAACTGTGAAAACTCAGCATTCAGGCGCTAAACATTATTTAACTGCCTGTCCTATGAGACAATTACCTATGAGAAGATGAATAGAAACAATTAAACTATTAAAAACTCAGTATGAACAAAAAGCACAGATCTACAACAGTATAACTGcggtatacagtaggcctaccttgCAGGTCACTCATGACCTCAAGTATCCCAGGATAGTGCACTTGAATTTCATCAATGTCCTACAGAAAACAAAATGTCATATAAATCGCTTGCCTCAAACACGAATATTACGGCATCATTATATTGTCTAGCTAATCGCTAGATTCACAGCTAGGACCACAGATTTAAATAGAACACTCACATTAGCCTATATTGTATATCTATGGCTAGGGACACCCAAGGCCTCACCACTGTCAGCATACTGAAGCCTGCCTGGCCCAGCAAGTTGCCCAGGTCTGTGACGGCCGTGTAGGGGGACACGTGGGGGGAGAACCCCCCTTCCCGCTCGAGCTCAGCCAGCTGCAGGGCGCAGCGCAGCTCATACAGGGTCTCCCCGCCCACCATGGCCCCGATGAACGCCCCATCTGGCTTCAGGACCTGGTTGATCTTTGGGAAGGGAGAGGGATTATAATGACAGCacagtgatttatttatttatttattttaccgttattttaccaggtaagttgactgagaacacgttctcatttgcagcaacgacctggggaatagttacaggggagaggagggggatgaatgagccaattgtaaactggggattattaggatATTAGTGATACAGACTGAAGAACCGGGATTGTTGTAATCCTGAATCCTATGCGTAAATATGATGTTTTAAGAAGGTAACGTGTTTGGAAAAACAGCCCGGCAATAGACAAAGTACTGATATAATAATATGAGGCTGTCAGTTACCTGTCTCAAGGCTCCAGGGAGATCATTGATCCAGTGTAGGCTAAACAGGAGAAACATACAGTACTAGATCATTTTGTGTTGCAAGCAAGCCATTCAAAACCCGGGGGAATATGACTTGGATGGCTCAAATCGAATATTATGTCAGAAACATCTACAGGGCCAAATCACCTCAAGCTGCTGACCACCAGATCAAATGTGTTTTCTTTAAAGGGTAGAAACTCTTCATCGGCCATGACACAGTGGGTAGGGATCTCACTTTCTCTTGTGTTTCTCTGAGGAGTGAGAAGAGCGTTAGATCATCCAGGGAAAAAAAACAGAAGTCCCTCCATAACATGCCTGATTTGACAGAATATTCCATCAATCTATTGATCTATAGTTAGTGGTCTCTGCTCATAAATACAATCATTCCACTTAGGTGTTCTAACAGAATTACATATTGTAATTCCTATTAGTAATTTAATTGGATATAAAACTCACCAAAGACTTTTCTGAGATGTCAGTTAAGAAGAGCTGCTCAACTACTTCCTGAAAGTGGAAGCACAATTCAATATTCAGAAAGCCATACATCTTGTGAGTTGATGTTTTCCCTACCTTAAAAAAAGGGGCAATctacatccattttggatttataaatgtatgatatg
The DNA window shown above is from Salvelinus fontinalis isolate EN_2023a chromosome 40, ASM2944872v1, whole genome shotgun sequence and carries:
- the ndufaf5 gene encoding arginine-hydroxylase NDUFAF5, mitochondrial is translated as MNNAIGSRFLNGSCVCRRVLKIGSVRLLVPHQHDAAHSQRNVMTTHSMFPPVRELSPKIRCSQWTEIQRQLSGRAGGTMNVFDRTMKRRQKKWAASLQDGDKYDYLRDEVGSRVADRVYDITRTFPLALDIGCGKSHIAEHLHKEVVEQLFLTDISEKSLRNTRESEIPTHCVMADEEFLPFKENTFDLVVSSLSLHWINDLPGALRQINQVLKPDGAFIGAMVGGETLYELRCALQLAELEREGGFSPHVSPYTAVTDLGNLLGQAGFSMLTVDIDEIQVHYPGILEVMSDLQGMGESNCAWNRKSMLHRDTILAAAAIYQEMYGSENGSVPATFEILYMIGWKPHDSQAKPAKRGSANVSFGDLSKIGQPSTKDKS